A section of the Phaseolus vulgaris cultivar G19833 chromosome 8, P. vulgaris v2.0, whole genome shotgun sequence genome encodes:
- the LOC137823713 gene encoding inositol 3-kinase, which produces MVTESTTTPRRGLLVGNYCHDVLHRHGRVSAETLGGAASFISVILDALSLPFHTVSKVGPEFAYAAATSLHPPLTIPTSRTTLFHAHFSSGNPDRLLNRVVSCDTIRPEDLPVQTRFAFGLAVGVGGEILPETLEKMLEICDIVFVDVQGLIRRFSPSDGRVSHVALSESGFLHLLPRVAFLKASADEAPFIDVEEARRWCCVVVTHGKDGCEVFCENGAFRAAPFKADQVDPTGAGDCFLGGFAAGIVRGLSVPDAALLGNFFGSLAVAQVGPLKLDSTLLQMIKDEMQKRKVQDIPFLESRDECPGIWKPHEQDQFHSSLVTAKDIITCQSQESGQVLLTSHKVLEQTNLKARLPLNSVCEESVPSVDGKP; this is translated from the exons ATGGTCACGGAATCCACAACCACTCCCCGCCGCGGCCTTCTCGTCGGCAACTACTGCCACGACGTCCTCCACCGACACGGCCGTGTATCTGCCGAGACTCTGGGCGGGGCCGCCTCCTTCATCTCCGTCATCCTCGACGCCCTCTCTCTCCCCTTCCACACCGTCTCCAAGGTGGGCCCGGAATTTGCCTACGCCGCCGCCACATCTTTGCACCCCCCATTGACAATCCCCACATCGCGAACCACCCTCTTCCACGCCCACTTCAGTTCGGGCAACCCGGACCGGCTCCTGAACCGCGTCGTTTCCTGCGACACTATCCGACCGGAGGACCTCCCGGTCCAGACCCGGTTCGCGTTCGGGCTGGCTGTCGGGGTCGGCGGGGAGATTCTCCCGGAGACTCTCGAGAAGATGCTGGAGATCTGCGACATCGTGTTCGTCGACGTTCAGGGTTTGATTCGAAGGTTCAGTCCCTCCGACGGTCGCGTTAGCCACGTGGCGCTCAGCGAGAGCGGGTTCCTCCACCTGTTGCCGCGAGTTGCGTTCCTCAAGGCCTCCGCCGACGAGGCCCCGTTCATCGACGTGGAGGAGGCGAGAAGGTGGTGCTGCGTGGTCGTCACGCACGGGAAGGATGGGTGCGAGGTTTTTTGTGAAAACGGTGCGTTTCGGGCCGCGCCGTTCAAGGCTGATCAGGTTGATCCCACCGGCGCCGGCGATTGTTTTCTCGGCGGCTTCGCTGCTGGGATTGTGAGGGGCTTGAGCGTGCCTGATGCGGCTCTCTTGGGAAACTTCTTTGGGTCTTTGGCCGTGGCGCAAGTGGGACCCCTTAAGCTTGACTCCACCTTGCTTCAG ATGATTAAGGATGAGATGCAAAAAAGGAAGGTGCAGGATATTCCCTTCTTAGAAAGTAGAGATGAGTGCCCTGGGATTTGGAAGCCACATGAGCAAGACCAGTTCCATTCATCTCTTGTTACTGCAAAGGACATAATTACATGTCAGAGTCAAGAATCTGGACAGGTTCTACTAACCTCTCATAAAGTGTTGGAGCAAACTAATCTGAAGGCAAGACTTCCACTGAACTCTGTGTGCGAGGAATCAGTTCCAAGTGTTGATGGAAAACCCTGA
- the LOC137823711 gene encoding vacuolar cation/proton exchanger 3-like: protein MVMSTYSEGTTSRPMAPTMEDEDLENSNEKTAMVRKNSEVVVVGSNNGRVQMLRNVMTNLQVVFLGTKLLLLFPAVPLAVVATFYGFGRPWIFAFSLLGLAPLAERVSFLTEQIAYYTGPTVGGLLNATCGNATEMIIALLALHQNKVNVVKLSLLGSILSNLLLVLGSSLLCGGLANLKREQRYDRKQADVNSLLLLLGLLCHLLPLLFRCALGGPHHSIAANILQLSRASSVVMLLAYLAYIFFQLKTHRKLFDAQGEEEDEEKAVIGFWSAFTWLVGMTLVISLLSEYVVGTIEAASESWGISVSFISIILLPIVGNAAEHAGSIIFAYKNKLDISLGVAMGSATQISMFVVPLSVVVAWIMGIRMDLDFSLLETGCLAFTIIITAFTLQDGTSHYMKGVVLTLCYIVIAACFFVLKTPLTGQNSMANFGDN from the exons ATGGTCATGAGCACCTACTCTGAGGGCACCACATCAAGACCAATGGCACCCACCATGGAGGATGAGGATTTGGAGAACAGCAATGAGAAGACAGCAATGGTGAGAAAGAATTCAGAAGTAGTTGTGGTGGGAAGTAATAATGGCCGTGTACAAATGCTTAGGAATGTCATGACCAATTTGCAAGTGGTGTTTCTTGGTACTAAGCTTCTTCTGCTTTTTCCAGCAGTCCCTTTGGCTGTTGTTGCAACTTTTTATGGCTTTGGAAGG CCTTGGATTTTTGCTTTCAGCCTCCTTGGACTTGCTCCTCTAGCTGAACGTGTCAGCTTCCTCACTGA GCAAATTGCATATTATACTGGTCCAACAG TTGGAGGGCTTCTTAATGCAACCTGTGGAAATGCAACCGAGATGATCATAGCATTATTAGCACTTCATCAGAACAAAGTAAATGTTGTGAAGTTGTCCTTGCTTGGTTCCATTCTCTCAAACCTTCTCTTGGTTCTTGGAAGCTCACTCCTCTGTGGTGGTTTAGCCAATCTCAAGAGAGAGCAAAGATATGACAGA AAACAGGCTGATGTAAACTCACTGCTTCTGTTGCTGGGGTTGCTGTGCCATTTGCTGCCATTGCTGTTCAGATGCGCCTTAGGAGGGCCCCATCATTCCATAGCTGCTAACATTCTTCAGTTGTCCAGAGCAAGCAGTGTTGTTATGCTTCTAGCATACCTTGCTTACATCTTCTTCCAGTTAAAAACTCACAGAAAATTGTTTGATGCACAAGGG GAGGAGGAAGATGAAGAGAAGGCAGTGATAGGATTTTGGAGTGCATTTACATGGTTGGTGGGTATGACATTGGTCATATCTTTGCTTTCTGAATATGTAGTGGGAACAATTGAG GCTGCTTCAGAGTCTTGGGGCATTTCTGTGAGCTTCATTAGCATAATTTTGCTACCAATTGTTGGAAATGCAGCAGAACATGCTGGTTCAATCATATTTGCTTACAAGAACAAGTTG GACATATCTTTGGGAGTGGCTATGGGATCTGCAACTCAAATTTCTATGTTTGTG GTTCCATTAAGTGTGGTTGTTGCATGGATAATGGGTATAAGAATGGATTTGGACTTCAGTCTTCTTGAAACCGGATGTCTTGCTTTTACCATTATAATCACTGCCTTCACTTTAcag GATGGAACTTCACACTACATGAAGGGAGTGGTTCTTACTCTATGTTACATTGTGATTGCTGCATGCTTTTTTGTTCTCAAAACTCCTCTAACTG GCCAAAATTCCATGGCAAACTTTGGAGATAACTAA